From a region of the Cenarchaeum symbiont of Oopsacas minuta genome:
- a CDS encoding ABC transporter ATP-binding protein, producing the protein MYAVETNSLTKIYGNSAALDSVSLNVQEGEIYGFLGPNGAGKSTTMMILTTLLKPTSGTALVCGSDVVSDASKVRRSIGCVQQDTVADEFLTGRENLYLQARLCHIPSGEARRRIDEILSMIELEDRQNDAVLTYSGGMRKRLDIASGLLHMPRVLFLDEPTVGLDTQTRRRIWEYIRRIHGEYGMSVFLTTHYMDEADQLCGRVAIIDKGTIQAVDSPSSMKKALGGEVIRISVGSGADDLAKKLVGSDYVSEIASITGGEIKLYVSDGVNAARDVIRICGESSVEMLSLSVGQQTLDDVFVSYTGRDLRDSGGFDRKKEKRKMRKMRL; encoded by the coding sequence ATGTACGCTGTAGAGACAAATTCGCTTACAAAAATTTATGGAAATTCGGCCGCACTTGATTCAGTATCCCTTAATGTTCAAGAAGGAGAGATCTATGGATTTTTGGGCCCAAATGGAGCTGGCAAGAGTACCACTATGATGATATTAACAACTCTGCTAAAACCAACGTCTGGTACCGCTCTAGTCTGTGGTAGTGATGTAGTATCAGATGCTAGTAAAGTGCGCCGTAGTATAGGGTGTGTGCAGCAAGATACTGTGGCAGATGAGTTTCTTACTGGCAGAGAAAACTTGTACTTGCAAGCTCGACTTTGCCATATCCCGTCGGGGGAGGCACGACGGCGCATAGATGAGATACTGTCTATGATAGAGCTTGAAGATCGGCAAAACGATGCAGTTCTAACATATTCTGGAGGAATGCGCAAGCGATTAGATATTGCTAGTGGTCTGTTACATATGCCTCGTGTACTGTTTCTTGATGAACCAACTGTGGGGCTTGACACACAGACACGTAGAAGAATCTGGGAGTACATACGCAGAATACACGGTGAATATGGAATGAGCGTATTTCTTACCACACATTATATGGATGAGGCAGATCAACTCTGTGGTCGTGTAGCCATAATAGACAAAGGAACGATACAAGCAGTTGATTCTCCATCTAGCATGAAAAAAGCACTTGGGGGTGAAGTCATACGGATATCTGTGGGATCGGGAGCAGATGATTTGGCAAAGAAACTAGTTGGTTCTGATTATGTATCAGAGATTGCATCTATTACTGGTGGAGAGATAAAGCTGTATGTTAGCGACGGAGTAAATGCAGCTCGTGACGTGATACGGATATGTGGCGAATCAAGTGTGGAGATGCTCTCACTCTCGGTCGGACAGCAGACACTCGATGATGTCTTTGTCTCGTATACGGGTCGTGATCTGCGGGATAGTGGAGGCTTTGATCGAAAAAAAGAGAAACGCAAAATGAGGAAGATGCGTCTATGA
- a CDS encoding ABC transporter: MIISDVYTVFWREMKRYKKSRSGVLIRLIQPAVWIVVIGNTFSGTQPLIETVGFDGEYIEFMTPGVIVLTAIFTSIFGGVNTLWDRRYGFMNKVLMSPISRVSIALGKMLAISMIAAMQVALIIGISLIIGVRYPGADAIALVMGIVLLFSLGFSGISVAIAATAKSQETFWGMINFLGMPLFMLSPALFPLELLPEWLSFVAKLNPVTYTVLLIRSLMTGVGEGVSTATSLGVISVFVVVMVFVAGYVFTREATKPF, translated from the coding sequence ATGATTATCTCTGATGTATATACTGTATTTTGGAGGGAGATGAAACGCTACAAAAAATCCCGCAGTGGAGTGTTGATCCGACTCATACAACCAGCAGTCTGGATTGTAGTAATTGGTAATACGTTCTCTGGAACACAACCGCTAATAGAGACGGTAGGATTTGACGGAGAATATATTGAGTTTATGACTCCTGGAGTCATAGTACTTACAGCGATATTTACTAGTATATTTGGAGGAGTGAATACACTTTGGGATAGACGGTATGGGTTTATGAATAAAGTTCTCATGTCTCCAATCTCACGAGTCTCAATTGCTTTGGGTAAGATGCTGGCAATATCTATGATTGCAGCAATGCAAGTTGCACTCATAATAGGAATATCGTTGATCATCGGTGTACGCTATCCTGGAGCTGATGCAATTGCGTTGGTAATGGGAATAGTATTATTATTCTCTTTGGGGTTTTCTGGTATATCCGTTGCAATTGCAGCTACTGCGAAATCCCAGGAAACTTTTTGGGGAATGATAAATTTTCTAGGAATGCCGCTCTTTATGCTAAGTCCTGCACTCTTTCCACTAGAACTTTTACCAGAATGGCTCTCTTTTGTAGCAAAACTCAATCCTGTAACATACACAGTATTGTTGATACGTAGCCTGATGACCGGAGTGGGTGAGGGGGTCTCTACTGCCACGAGTCTAGGAGTGATCTCTGTCTTTGTAGTGGTTATGGTATTTGTTGCTGGATATGTCTTTACGCGTGAGGCTACAAAGCCATTTTAA